A window from Zingiber officinale cultivar Zhangliang chromosome 7A, Zo_v1.1, whole genome shotgun sequence encodes these proteins:
- the LOC122001610 gene encoding multiple organellar RNA editing factor 2, chloroplastic-like, with protein MAAAAVAARTTAATRAIFSSHLASAQHPMASLLPKRFLHLRSTASVRSVRRSPAMLNLPGFGVASRIGAIRCMARRPGDSGYSPLNSGSRGGSGFSDRPPTEMAPLFPGCDYEHWLIVMDKPGGEGASKQQMIDCYIQTLTKVLGSEEEAKRKIYNVSCERYFGFGCEIDEETSNKLEGIPGVLFVLPDSYVDAENKDYGAELFANGEIVQRPPERQRRIDAATTHRNERDRPRYNDRTRYVRRRESQR; from the exons AtggccgccgccgccgtcgcTGCGAGAACGACCGCCGCGACCCGTGCAATCTTCTCCTCCCACCTCGCCTCTGCCCAGCATCCCATGGCTTCCTTGCTTCCCAAGCGATTTCTCCACTTGCGTTCCACGGCGAGCGTCCGCTCCGTCCGCCGATCGCCCGCGATGCTTAACCTTCCTGGATTTGGTGTGGCCTCCCGCATCGGCGCGATTAGGTGCATGGCCCGGCGGCCGGGCGACTCGGGTTACTCGCCTCTGAACTCTGGCTCCCGCGGTGGTTCGGGGTTTAGCGACCGTCCGCCGACTGAAATGGCGCCTCTGTTCCCGGGGTGTGACTACGAGCACTGGCTCATCGTTATGGATAAACCTGGAGGTGAGGGGGCATCCAAACAGCAGATGATCGATTGCTACATTCAAACCCTAACCAAGGTCCTGGGCAG TGAGGAGGAAGCAAAGAGAAAGATTTACAATGTGTCATGTGAACGATACTTTGGATTTGGATGTGAAATAGATGAGGAGACATCCAACAAGCTTGAAG GTATTCCTGGTGTTCTGTTTGTTCTTCCAGATTCATATGTTGATGCTGAGAACAAGGATTATGGAG CTGAACTATTTGCGAATGGAGAAATCGTTCAAAGACCTCCAGAAAGGCAGAGGAGGATTGATGCGGCAACCACACATAGAAATGAAAGAGACAGACCTAGATATAATGACAGGACTCGTTACGTTAGGCGGAGGGAGAGCCAGCGATAA